From one Macaca nemestrina isolate mMacNem1 chromosome 3, mMacNem.hap1, whole genome shotgun sequence genomic stretch:
- the LOC105466673 gene encoding uncharacterized protein, which yields MPVPRHLTQRAPGQRFQGKSRRLQAGVPGIPPWCRLERGEPWRGGCGRCRRPGAGPVPGRGDPPGRASRRSGQVGGGEGGGRGSRSKVELRLRVLRQQLLEDTVETQGGSLRVCKHPGPRLRFGSATPLLPRLARPHSARLVTARATCPRTLLRDGQKRWGPR from the coding sequence ATGCCAGTACCCCGTCATCTCACCCAAAGGGCGCCAGGCCAGAGATTCCAGGGGAAAAGTCGTCGGCTGCAGGCGGGTGTCCCAGGAATTCCTCCATGGTGCCGGCTGGAGCGCGGCGAGCCATGGCGCGGCGGCTGCGGGAGGTGCAGGCGACCCGGGGCTGGGCCGGTCCCGGGGAGAGGGGATCCCCCGGGCCGCGCGTCCCGCCGTTCAGGCCAggtagggggtggggaaggaggaggaagaggatcccGAAGCAAGGTAGAGCTGAGGCTCAGAGTTctcaggcagcagctgctggaggaCACCGTGGAGACCCAAGGCGGCTCTCTTCGGGTCTGCAAACACCCGGGGCCCCGGTTAAGATTTGGCAGTGCCACCCCGCTCCTCCCCCGCCTTGCACGACCGCATTCCGCGCGCCTTGTCACTGCGAGGGCTACCTGTCCTCGCACACTCCTCCGCGATGGCCAGAAAAGGTGGGGACCGAGATAA